TACGGCCTCGACCTGACCGTGGTGAATGCGCAGGTGGACCCGCGCTTCGGCTTCATGACCGTGGATCACGACGGCAAAATCCGCATGGACTGTTCGAGCCCCTACGCCATGGCGGGGCTCGTCGGGTTGAAGGACAAATTCACCGTCGCGTTTGGCAACGATCCGGACGCGGACCGGCATGGCATCGTCACGCCGTCGGCCGGGCTGTTGAATCCGAATCACTACCTTGCGGTGGCCATTCGTTATTTGCTCACGCACCGGCCAAACTGGAAGACGAGTTCAGCCGTCGGCAAAACGCTCGTGAGCAGCAGCATCATTGACCGCGTCGTGGCGGACCTGGGCCGCAACCTCACGGAAGTGCCGGTGGGCTTCAAATGGTTCACGCCCGGGTTGTTTGACGGCTCGGTCTGTTTCGGCGGCGAAGAGAGCGCGGGCGCGAGCTTCCTGCGGCGCGATGGCCGCGTCTGGAGCACCGACAAGGACGGGCTGATTCTCGGCCTGCTGGCCGCGGAAATCTGCGCGACGACGGGCAAGGATCCCGGGCAGCATTACGCCGAGATCACCGCGCAGTTTGGTGCGCCGAGCTACCAGCGCATCGATGCGCCCGCGACGCCGGAGCAGAAGCAGGCGTTCAAGAAACTGACGCCGGACGCGGTCCGGGCCGGCACGCTCGCGGGCGACGCCATCACCGCAAAACTGACACGCGCACCGGGCAACAACGCGGACATCGGCGGGCTGAAGGTCTGCACGGCGAACGGCTGGTTTGCGGCGCGTCCGTCCGGCACGGAGAACATCTACAAGGTCTATGCCGAGAGCTTCAAGGGCACGGCGCACCTCGACCGCATCATTGCCGAGGCGCAGGAAATTGTGACGGCGGCATTGAAGTAAGGTTTGCCCGTCGGTCAGAAGGGCAGGTGTGCGCGGATTTGCGGCCAGAAGACATTCCACATGGCCGGGCCGTTCTGCCAGAAAATCAAGGCCACGCCCATCAACGAACCGCCGGCAATGATGCCGGAGGCCACGGGAAAGGTGAATTCCTTGGCGATGGCGGGCCGTTTCCTTTCCAACCACCAGCCCAGGACGGCGCCGATGAAGAAGAGCAGGCTGTAATACCAGTCGAAGACCCAGGACAAACCGAACGCCGCCGCCGACGGCAGGTATTTGGCCTGTTTGGGGAACATCAGCGGCAACACGGAAAAAATCACCCCGACCGCGCCACCGATGACGATGGACCAAACTTTGACGGGTTCCAGTGCTTCCAAACCTTTGCTGAGGGCTTTGGCCACGGCGGCCCACGTTTGGGCGGCAGGCGCGGGGAACTGTTCCGTGCCGAGCACGCCGGCATTTGGCACCAGCACCGAGAAGGCAAACACCGTTACGACTGTGCCGATGAAAATGCCGGCGAATTGAGCGAGGAATTGTTTGCGTGGATGCGCGCCGAGCAGATAGCCGCTCTTCAAATCAGTTAGCAAGTCCGCCGACGAGGCCGCTGCGGCCGCCGTGATGTTGGCGGCCATGAGGTTCACGTTCACATTGCCGGGGTTGATGGCGCCGAAGGTGAGTTGCGTGACCTTGCCCATCGCCCCGATGGGGGTGGTATCCGTTTCGCCGGTGATGCGGCAGGCCACGAGGGCCAGAAAGAACGAAAGCACGACGGCCAGCACGCTCTGCCACCACGGCATGCCGAATGAAACGTGTGCGAGCCAGGTCAGGGCAATGAGCGAAATGAGTTGCGCCATGACAAACCACGACATGGGCGTTTCGATGTCGTCCACGGATGAGGCGGCGGCCTGGTTCCGGCCGAAGATCCGGCCCAGGCTCTTGAACGCACGAAGCACGCTCTTCCATTGCAGAATGAAACTCAAGATGCCGCCGGATACCATGCAGGCGGTTCCGCCCCACAGCGTCCATTGCACCAGGTTGCGGAATCCGCTGCCGGTGATGACGCCCTCGTGCTGCATGATGGGCACGAACACCGCCCAGCACAGCGTGCCGCTGATGAGCATGGTGGTGCAGACACGCATGCCGGTGATGGCCCCGGCGGCGACAAAGATGGCATCCCAGGAAAACCAGACGGTCCGGTCGCGCCACAGGGCGAAGGTTTCCTTGCCCAAAAGCAGGGTCTGCACTTTTTCAATTAGATGCGCGCTGGAAAGGTTTTCGAGCTGGGTGGAGAGGTGAAACCACTTTGTCATCAGCTTGTCGATCAGCGGCAGACCTTCGGCCCAAAATTTGTCGAGGGCGGCCACGATGCCGGCGATCCCCAGCGCCCGTGCCGCCCGCAGTCCCTTGTTGCCGTGCGCATGGAGCGCCTGCAAGGTTTCGGCCGCTGCAATGCCGCTGGGAAAGCGCAATTGCTCCACGTTGATCATCTGGCGTTTCATGGGCACCGCCATGGTGACGCCGAGAACAGCCAGGAAGAACACCCAGGCGAACGTGATGCCCAGGGGCAGGGGATGACCGTTCAAGAGAATGTAGGCAGCAAAGGCGGAAATCAGCGTGCCGCCGGTGGAGTAGCCCGCCGAACTGGCGGTGGACTGCATGCAGTTGTTTTCAAGGACCGTCATCGGGGTGCGGGCGATGCCGATCTTTACGAGGGTTGTCCAGATCGCGTAGGAGAGAATGCAGGCGGTGATGGCGACGCCAAAACCCCAGCCCGCCTTCAGGCCGATGTAAAGATTGGTCAAGGAAAGCACGCCGCCGAGCAGTGAACCCATCAGAACGGCGCGCCAGGTGAGTTGCGCCATGGAATCGCCGCGGCCCCGGTAAACCTTTTCAAACCACTGCTGCTCGATTTCCTCCGGCGTGCCCTGGAAACCTTCGATGGGAAGGTGAAAGGATTCCGCGGGAGCCGGCGTTCCGTGAGCTGCCTCGTTGGTGTCGCTCATGGTCAGCCAGTGTCAGAATTCCGCCGCTGACCGCCAGCCTTTTCTCCCGCTTTGTGGGTGGGACGATTTATTTTTTGCGCGCCCGGGCCAGAAAGCCCGGCTCGGTGCCGGCGAGGTCGGCGGCGCGCTGGCGGGCCAGCAACGCCCCGTAAACGCGCAGATCACGCGCAAACATTTCCAGCCGCTGCCGCGCGCTGTCACTCGTCACCGCGCCGTCCGTCACGTCCACCTTTTCCTGCACGGCGACCGCGTAGGGCATCGTCCACGCGTAACACTGCCGCGCCATTGTGCGCAGCTGATCGATTACCGTGAGCCCTTTCTCGTGTGAGGCGACCACGTGGCCGATGAGCTTGCCGGTGAATTCCTGCCAGAAGTGGTCGAGGAAGTTTTTCAACGTGCTGCTGACGCAGCCGTGATAATCCGGCGAGCCGAGCACAATGGTCTCGGCGCGGACCAGCCGGGCCTTGAACGCGCCGAATTCCGGATGGGCGTAGGACGTGTCCGGATTATAGGGCGGCAGCGCCTTTTCGCGGAGGTCCAGGACATCCACGGCGCAGCCGGCGTCGCGCAGCAGGGTGGCGAGGTGATGCATCGCCGCGCGTGTCACCGATTTCTCCCGCGGACTGCCGATCACGAGCAGGACGTTCAAAGGTTGGGGATGAGACATGGCGCAAACAAAAAGAGGTGAAGTTGAATTCGGCTCAGGGAATCCAGCCGGCGGCCTGCGCGCCGCGCACCAGGGCGTAGGCGGCCACGCCGCTGGCGGGCAGGGTCAGAATCCAGGCCCACAGGATGCGTTCGACGACGTCGAATTTGAGCGCGTTGAAGCCCTTGGCGCAGCCCACGCCCATGATGGACGTGGTGACGGCGTGAGTGGTTGACACCGGCATGCCAAAGTGCGCGGCGACCAGCAGCACCGTGGCGCTGGTGGTTTCTGCCGCGAAGCCATGCACCGGATACAGCCGGACCATTTTATGGCCGAGCGTCTTGATGATGCGCCAGCCGCCCACGGCCGTGCCTGCACACATCGTCAGGGCACACAAGACCACGATCCAGCGGGCAATGGCCAGCGGCTGGCCCGCCGCCGGCGCGTCGGTGTGCAGAAAATCCCGCAACCACGGCGGCAGATGCGCGAACGCGCCGGAGGTGGTTCCCGTCAACAACGCCAGGGCGATGATGCCCATGGTTTTTTGGGCGTCGTTCATGCCGTGGCTGATGCCCATGTAGCCGGAGCTGAAGAGTTGCAGCACATTGAACGTCTTGTTCACGCTGGCCGGGCGCCAGTTGCGCAAGAGGAAATACAACAGGCCCATAATCAGGAAACCAATGACCAGGCCGGCCACCGGCGATGTCACCATCGGCACGATGACCTTCCAGAGGATCCCCTTGCTCTTCCACCAGTGTTCGGCGCTGGGCACGGACCAGATCAACACCTTCCAGTTGCCGTGCGCGGCGGCGAGGCACGCGCCACACAAGCCGCCGACGAGCGCGTGGGACGAACTGGCCGGCATGCCGAACCACCAGGTCAGGAGATTCCAGAGGATGGCCGCGATCAGGGCGCAGATGAGCACTTCGGACGTGGCGACCTGCGGATCGACCAGCCCGGAGGCGATGGTGGAAGCCACCGCGGTGCCGAGAAACGCGCCGAACAGGTTCGTGACGGCGGCCAGCAGGACGGCCTGGCGCGGCGTCAGCACCTTGGTGGCGACGACCGTGGCGATCGAGTTGGCCGTGTCGTGAAAGCCGTTGATGTAGGTGAACACCAGCGCCGCCAGAATGACCGTGAAGATGAGCAGCATTGCGGCGGGGATCAGGAGTTTTTCAGCACGATGTGCATGACGACGTTGCCGGCGTCGCGGCACCGGTCAATCATCTTTTCCATGAGCTCGTAGAGGTCGCGGATGACGATGGCGCGGAGCGCGTCGTATTTGCCGCTGTAAAGCTCGCGCAGCAGTTCGAGCATCAGCTTGTCCGCCTCGCCTTCGAGATACTGGAGTTTGTCGTTCATCTCCTTCGCCTTTTCGAGGTGGTTGATGTCGCGCAACTGTTTCACCATGCTCAACACCACCTCGGTCGCCTTTTCCATCATTTCGCCCTGTTTGGAAAAATCCACGCCGTCCACGTGTGGGGCGGCCAGCATCCAGCGTTCGGCGAATTTTTCGGCCGTCTTCGGAATCTTGCGCAGGGCCAGGGCCAGCGCCTCGATGTCCTCGCGTTCGAGGCCCGTGACGAACGTCTTGACGAGCTGCCCGGTGATTTGCTCGGCGATTTTCTTCTCCTTGCGCCGGGCCAGGACGAGGTCGTCGAGGTTGCGCGTGTTGGCCGGGGATTTGATGAGGTCAATGACCAGGCGGGCGCTTTCGTGGGCTTCCTTGGCGGCTTCTTCCAGCAGGCCCTGGAACATGTCGCCTTTGCCGAAGAGTTGCTGAAGTGAGAACATGGCGGCGCCAATTCGCCAGAAAACGTCCAAAAGTCGATGCCAAAATGGGCGCGCATCGGTTTTGGCCGAGTCATAACGCTTGCCAAAAGGGGCTGCTTCCTTAGAGTGGGCGGCTCAAATTCGACGCAATATGTCACTGCAAACCCTGAACTTGTTCCTGGCGATGGCCCCGGCCCCGCAGGACGGCAAAGCGGCCCCGGCGTGGACCAGCTTTGTGCCGCTGGTCCTGTTGATGGTCGTCTTCTGGTTCGTCCTCATCCGGCCGCAACAGAAAAAGGCCAAGGAACACGCCCAGATGCTCACCAAAATCAAGACCGGCGACCGGGTGGTCACCAGTTCGGGCATCATCGGCACCGTGGTGAACGTCAAGGACAAGGCCATCGTGGTCCGGACGGCCGGCGACACCAAACTCGAATTCACCAAGGGGTCCATCAGTGAAATCCTGCAGGGCTCCGATGCCACCGAGTCCTGACCCGCGCTTACGCTCTTTTCCCCATGAACAGAAATAACACGTGGCGGCTTGCGTTCGTCATTTTCGCCGTTGTCTGGTCGCTCATTGAGATTTACCCGCTCAAGGACCGCAACCTGATCGATTACTTCAGCGAACGGGCAGTCCGGCCGGACGCCACCCTCAGCAACATCGTCGCCGAGGCGCGCTCGCTGGAGGTTACCAACTCCACGCGCACCTACGGCAACCTGCGCGAGGCCATTGGGACGAATGACATCGCCCGCTATTTTCCCTTTTTCGACGTCAAGAACGAGCTGCAGCCGACGCAGTTCATCCTGAACAAGCTCCAGCGCGAGGCGCGCGGCTCCATCAAGCTCGGTCTCGATTTGCAGGGCGGCACGTCCTACGTCGTCGAAATGGACACCAACCGCCTGGAGACGGCCCAAAGCGACACGAACGCGCCCAGCGCGCCGCAGGATTTGAGTCAGGCGCTGGCGCAGGCGGTGGAGGTGCTCCGCAAGCGCGTGGACCGCTTCGGCGTGGCGGAACCGCTCATCCAGCCGGAGGGCGAGGACCGCATCCGCATCGAACTGCCGGGCATCTCCGAAGCGGAGACGGAGAGCGTCAAGGAACAGATTCAA
The window above is part of the Verrucomicrobiia bacterium genome. Proteins encoded here:
- the pgm gene encoding phosphoglucomutase (alpha-D-glucose-1,6-bisphosphate-dependent), translated to MALSPLAGNPAPASLLIDVAKLERDYYTQQPDVADANQRVSFGTSGHRGTPRNGTFTEAHILATTQAICEYRAGQGIRGPLFMGMDSHAISAAAQRTALEVLAANGVETFIQRAGGFTPTPSISHAILSCNRGRKDGLADGIVITPSHNPPEDGGFKYNPPNGGPADTDITGWVQNRANEILGGGNKAVKRLTYEAALKASNTHPHDFITPYVETLGEVIDLAAIKSAGVRLGVDPLGGASLPYWEPIRQRYGLDLTVVNAQVDPRFGFMTVDHDGKIRMDCSSPYAMAGLVGLKDKFTVAFGNDPDADRHGIVTPSAGLLNPNHYLAVAIRYLLTHRPNWKTSSAVGKTLVSSSIIDRVVADLGRNLTEVPVGFKWFTPGLFDGSVCFGGEESAGASFLRRDGRVWSTDKDGLILGLLAAEICATTGKDPGQHYAEITAQFGAPSYQRIDAPATPEQKQAFKKLTPDAVRAGTLAGDAITAKLTRAPGNNADIGGLKVCTANGWFAARPSGTENIYKVYAESFKGTAHLDRIIAEAQEIVTAALK
- a CDS encoding OPT family oligopeptide transporter translates to MSDTNEAAHGTPAPAESFHLPIEGFQGTPEEIEQQWFEKVYRGRGDSMAQLTWRAVLMGSLLGGVLSLTNLYIGLKAGWGFGVAITACILSYAIWTTLVKIGIARTPMTVLENNCMQSTASSAGYSTGGTLISAFAAYILLNGHPLPLGITFAWVFFLAVLGVTMAVPMKRQMINVEQLRFPSGIAAAETLQALHAHGNKGLRAARALGIAGIVAALDKFWAEGLPLIDKLMTKWFHLSTQLENLSSAHLIEKVQTLLLGKETFALWRDRTVWFSWDAIFVAAGAITGMRVCTTMLISGTLCWAVFVPIMQHEGVITGSGFRNLVQWTLWGGTACMVSGGILSFILQWKSVLRAFKSLGRIFGRNQAAASSVDDIETPMSWFVMAQLISLIALTWLAHVSFGMPWWQSVLAVVLSFFLALVACRITGETDTTPIGAMGKVTQLTFGAINPGNVNVNLMAANITAAAAASSADLLTDLKSGYLLGAHPRKQFLAQFAGIFIGTVVTVFAFSVLVPNAGVLGTEQFPAPAAQTWAAVAKALSKGLEALEPVKVWSIVIGGAVGVIFSVLPLMFPKQAKYLPSAAAFGLSWVFDWYYSLLFFIGAVLGWWLERKRPAIAKEFTFPVASGIIAGGSLMGVALIFWQNGPAMWNVFWPQIRAHLPF
- a CDS encoding NAD(P)H-dependent oxidoreductase; this translates as MSHPQPLNVLLVIGSPREKSVTRAAMHHLATLLRDAGCAVDVLDLREKALPPYNPDTSYAHPEFGAFKARLVRAETIVLGSPDYHGCVSSTLKNFLDHFWQEFTGKLIGHVVASHEKGLTVIDQLRTMARQCYAWTMPYAVAVQEKVDVTDGAVTSDSARQRLEMFARDLRVYGALLARQRAADLAGTEPGFLARARKK
- a CDS encoding inorganic phosphate transporter, coding for MLLIFTVILAALVFTYINGFHDTANSIATVVATKVLTPRQAVLLAAVTNLFGAFLGTAVASTIASGLVDPQVATSEVLICALIAAILWNLLTWWFGMPASSSHALVGGLCGACLAAAHGNWKVLIWSVPSAEHWWKSKGILWKVIVPMVTSPVAGLVIGFLIMGLLYFLLRNWRPASVNKTFNVLQLFSSGYMGISHGMNDAQKTMGIIALALLTGTTSGAFAHLPPWLRDFLHTDAPAAGQPLAIARWIVVLCALTMCAGTAVGGWRIIKTLGHKMVRLYPVHGFAAETTSATVLLVAAHFGMPVSTTHAVTTSIMGVGCAKGFNALKFDVVERILWAWILTLPASGVAAYALVRGAQAAGWIP
- a CDS encoding pit accessory protein, producing the protein MFSLQQLFGKGDMFQGLLEEAAKEAHESARLVIDLIKSPANTRNLDDLVLARRKEKKIAEQITGQLVKTFVTGLEREDIEALALALRKIPKTAEKFAERWMLAAPHVDGVDFSKQGEMMEKATEVVLSMVKQLRDINHLEKAKEMNDKLQYLEGEADKLMLELLRELYSGKYDALRAIVIRDLYELMEKMIDRCRDAGNVVMHIVLKNS
- the yajC gene encoding preprotein translocase subunit YajC, with translation MSLQTLNLFLAMAPAPQDGKAAPAWTSFVPLVLLMVVFWFVLIRPQQKKAKEHAQMLTKIKTGDRVVTSSGIIGTVVNVKDKAIVVRTAGDTKLEFTKGSISEILQGSDATES